From Aptenodytes patagonicus chromosome 1, bAptPat1.pri.cur, whole genome shotgun sequence, one genomic window encodes:
- the PSMG1 gene encoding proteasome assembly chaperone 1, which produces MATFFGEVVVAPSRAGVDDEESAEEAREETLEDREIRRELEKKREIDVLWTLKSGASTESSADEPFVCSKFIVAIGHNAAAFLSSFILDSVCWEVVGVAKLWNEWCRTSNTTNVLPTDSFCLFYRLISDPTVLLCQCSCYVAEDQQFQWLEKVFGCMRKEDLQVTILSTCPVADYKTQESTLTLPSPFLKALKTKEFKEEVCCPLLEQPNIVRDLPAAVLSYCQVWQIPAVLYQCYTDVIKLDTVTIEAFKPLLSSKILKSLVKDVSESTKILKKLLTTNETHNNIYI; this is translated from the exons atGGCGACCTTCTTCGGCGAGGTGGTGGTGGCGCCGTCCCGCGCCGGCGTGGACGACGAGGAGTCGGCGGAGGAGGCCCGCGAGGAGACGCTCGAGGACCGAGAGATCCGCAGggagctggagaagaaaag GGAGATCGACGTCCTCTGGACCTTGAAGTCGGGCGCGTCTACGGAAAGCTCTGCCGACGAGCCGTTTGTGTGCTCTAAATTTATAGTAGCGATAGGACATAACGCTGCAG CTTTCCTGTCTTCTTTTATTCTGGATTCTGTATGTTGGGAAGTAGTTGGAGTTGCGAAGCTGTGGAATGAGTGGTGTCGAACATCCAACACAACAAATGTCCTCCCGACAgattctttctgtttgttttaccGATTAATATCAGATCCGACA gttttgttgTGCCAGTGTAGTTGCTACGTTGCTGAGGATCAACAGTTCCAGTGGCTTGAAAAG gtttttggCTGTATGCGAAAGGAAGACTTGCAAGTAACCATTCTTTCAACGTGTCCTGTAGCTGATTATAAAACTCAGGAATCCACTTTAACACTTCCGTCTCCATTTCTGAAAGCCTTGAAGACAAAAGAATTCAAAGAGGAGGTCTGCTGCCCACTGCTGGAACAACCTAACATTGTGCGAGATCTTCCTGCTGCTG TTTTGAGTTATTGTCAAGTATGGCAGATTCCTGCAGTGTTGTATCAGTGCTACACTGATGTCATCAAACTGGACACGGTTACAATTGAAGCGTTCAAGCCTCTGCTTTCTTCTAAAATCCTAAAGAGTTTAGTCAAG